The DNA segment AAATATCAAATACGGTGCCTTCGCGTGCCTTATTTTCCTGTAACACTGTACATTATAATAcaacatatatatgtatgtacacaGAGTTGCCTAAAATTCAAGGAACGAATTATCGTTGACAATTCATTTCGATTTTTTATAACACTATTATTATTTTGGAATTCCTAGACTAAaagattaattatttattccaTCATTGTCGCTACAATAATATTAGGCAGTAATAAAATTGCGAGCAACAAATGTGTTTTTATTATAATTCATCTTCGTCTTGCATTGGTAGCGGTAAAATGTTCGACGCGatgtaaattataataaaattcaATGCATTTTCCTACTGTTTAAGTTTCCCTTTTTGTTTAGATACAACACTGTTCACTAATGTAAAACGTGTAGTCGAAAATGTTTGCCCGATAGAATCTTACTAAATACATTGTACTAAGACTCTTCTTTATAAACATAAGGAGAATACGATACGAATATTTAATTGACAACAGTTGTTACTTGAACGATAGAATAATATAAGACTCGTTGTATTTTACTTTTCTCTAGTCGAGACGTGATTGTTCGATTTGCATTTATTTCTTACATTTCGTTACCTTACTATTCTAGCATTGGACACATTACAGTGCAGGGAAGAAGGTGACAGCATAATGTTTAAGTCTCTGTTGTCATAATCCGTCACTCATGACGATATCTAGCAAACGACAGAGTCTGTTTATCTATGAATATTTCAGTTAAAAGGTGAAGGCATTAGAATgcagaaaggaatacgattgtAGCCAAGTTCGTATCTCTGTCTCTCGACAGAAATCAAACGTCTTCGGACTGGCAGGTGGCATGTTACACTTTAAAATTGAGAAGTGTTCCCTCCAATTACGCTTCCTGTTTGACAATCGTTGGTTCTATTTCAGGAGTGGATCCAGAATGGGACGAAAATAAGAAACAACAAAATTATGTTTCGAGTTATTTCTATTGTTAAATCTGTttaaataacatttaatatctGTTGTGCGAAATTGTAAAATACTGTAATTACGTCACTAACCTTACTACGTGACATTTGTTTTCTACTTCTGGCAGTCCTGAACTCTGAGTCTTGAGCTCTGGCTAGAGTTTTTTGCGTGCAGTAAATACAGTACGATGTCTACTTTGACTTGTGACAGTGGTAATAATTCCGTGGTACGATAAGGAAGATTGTTTATTTATTGTgtgatatatgtacatacattcTAATTAATTTGGATAACTAACTTAAAattaaagttaaaattcgtaaaatGTCCGAGGAAATTGATATTTTTGATGATAAAGAAGCACAATTGCCTCAAGATCTTGGGGATGATGTTGTTCAAGAAGTATTGAAAACTGGTACAGATTTGCGTCAATATTCTAGGCAGATCGAGAAAGAATTAAAGGAAGTGGAAAATAAATcaattcaagattatataaaagaaagtgaaaataTTGCCAGTCTGCATAATCAGATCGCCGCATGTGATAATATTTTAGAGGTTAGACTTTAatactgtatattatttttaaataatatcacATGGTATGCAATTTGAATTGTACAAAAGCATGTATTGTTTTATTAAATACGATTTTAATTTACGTAGTTCACCAAGTCAAACAGACATTTTAAGAACATATTTTGTTTACAGAAAATGGAATCAATGTTGATGAGTTTTCAATTagatttaggaagtattagttCTGAAATACTTTATCTCCAACGTAAATCTGTAGCAATGAGTCAACAACTGTCTAATAGACAAATAATTAGAGGACCCCTTAGTCAGTTTATAGAAGATATGACAGTTTCAGAAGCTCTTATTGCGTAAGAACTTCTAAGTATCCGTaaagaaataattttattactaAAAATATTGCTTACAAGTCTTTGGATTCTAATTGAAATTTATGTAAATTTCTAATATAAATAGAGGAATCATGGACTGCCCAGTAACAGAGAAAGAATTTTTAACACAACTGCAGACATTGAACCACAAAATAAATTTTGTAAAGGAACAGAGTTTTAAAGAAGCCAAATCTTGTTTAGATGTGAAAGATATATTAGAGAAACTGAAGATAAAAGCGCTAGCAAAAATTAGAACATATCTTTTGGAGCAAATTTATAAATTTCGAAAACCAATGACTAATTATCAAGTGCCACAGAATAATATGTTGAAATATAAATTTTTCTTTGAGTTTATTTTAGCAAATGAAAGAAATGTAGCAGAAGAAATTTGTGGAGAATATATCGGCACAATGagcaaaatatattattcatattttaaatcaTATTCTTCGAGGTTAATGAAATTGCAGGTAAAATAATTATATGATAATGTCTTAGAAAATACAACTCGAAGCTCTTTATATAATATAATCTTATGAACTGTTGCTACTAATGAATGGAAAGTTTTGATTCTAATTAAATTGTGCTTCCTGAGACATTgctaaaaaaattaaaatagaaTATCAAGAATATGTATGATATAAATAATACTTATTTGAAGTTGATTAAATTGTATAGTTTGAGGAAGGAGCGACTAAAGATGATCTAATGGGTGTTGAAGATACTGCTGGAAGAAGTATCTTTCATAAAACTCCATTAAAGCATAGAGGCACTGTATTTTCTATAGGAAGCAGAGGAGAAGTATTAACTTCTCAATTGGAAGCACCTATTATTGTTCCTCATACTGCATCTAAAACAAGGGTGAATATTGCAActatcattttttaaatatattatgtATAATTGCTTTACAATACCAATAACTTATTTATTCTGCACTTGCAGTACCATTATGAAGCTCTGTTCAGAAGTGAACAGTATGCTCTTGTAGATAATGCTTGTAGGGAATATTTATTCTTAACTGAATTCTTCAAAGTACGTGGTGTGCCAGCAATGGATATTTTTAATCAGGTGAAATAAAATAGTATTTTTTTCCCATGTTGCACTaataaaattacaaataaatgtatataaattaatatatctAATTATTAGGTAATGGGGAAAACTTTAAACCTGATGGTGAAAAATTTTCAATCTTTCGTGgatgattgctacgataccattgCATTATTTCTCTGTTTACATCTAGTAATGCGTTATCGTTTAACTTGTCATAAAAGAGCTGTACCAGCTTTAGATAAATATTGGGACAACATGACATCAGTAATTTGGCCTAGGTATTCGAGCTAACAtaagaatatattttttaatctgCACATTTCTTACATGATTCATTTAAATAAGTATTTGTAAACACAAATCGTTTGTGTGAGTTTCCAGATTTGAGTATGTCTTCCAACTGAATATTCAAAGCATAAAACACTGTGACCCTTTCAAACTCACACAAGAAACAGGACCACATTATGTGAGCAAATCATTAAACTTGGATTGATGTCAATTTCTAGGAATAACAATAACTTTTGAAATATATCTGTAGATTACACGAAGATATGCTGAGTTTAGTGCAGCGATGGTCAGTGTAGTTGAAGGATTTCCTTGTGAAGGAGCAACTCAATTATTAGCAGAATTAAGAGAAGCTGTTCAATGTTTCTTGTTAAGAATGGCAGCTACATTTTCTAGTAGAATTCAACAATTAGTTTTCCTTATAAATAATTATGACTTAGTTCTCGGTGTATTAATGGTGAGAAAGGCGAATTTATTTATCACAAAAATAAAGTAGTAgatattttatgataaaatcATATTTTTCTTTAGGAAAGAACGCGAGATAATTCAAAAGAAGCTGAAAGCTTTAGAGAACAACTGAATGCACGTTCTTCAGAATATGTCGAGGAAATTTTAAGTCCACATTTTGGAGGCATAATACAGTTTGTCAAAGAAACTGAAGTAATGATTGAGAAAGGTCAAGTTGATGATTCAAAAAGGCAAGAAGGGAAAGCATTAGCTCTCGTGCAATCTTTTACAAATAATTGGAAACGGGCATTAGAAGAAATTAATCATGAAGTACTGAAATCATTCCCTAGTTTGGTACTTGGGACGGCATTGGTGCAACGTGCAATGACGCAATTGGTGCAATATTATCATAGATTCCATAAGATCTTACCGCCAAATGCACGTAcacaattaacaaattttcaTCATATAATGGTGGAAATGAAAAAGTACAAAGcaaattattagaaaaaaaattaGTAGAATTTGATTTTTATTTAAACACATAATCATAATTATATTATGTATTTCTTTACATTGCAAACTTACATTCATGACTACAGTAATGAAATAATTAAGATGATATTCATTTCAACAAAGGTAATAGTTTCTAACAAATCGTACTGTACATTTATTTATAAAGTAATATATACTACATGGTATTGCATTACCATTCTATACAATTAGCGATACGAGCTATCAACACATATCTACCATAcataaattaatttttctacCTGCACGTACCTTAAAGGTATATATCCCCTTCCATCGTGCAATTTTGCAACATCTATGGCAAATCGCGTCGATTTATTGCTATTGAATTTATTTTTAAGTTAATCAtagttatttatattttttttcgttttaaaATAACTGTATTTTCAACAGTTACACTGAAAAAGGAATTAAATGGTTCCAGTATTTTAAATACTTCAAGATAGTTTATAAATAATCGTTTAAATAATGTTTTATTTAAGATCACAATTTTTATGAAAACACTGTTTGAAGTTGTAGTACTTCTGACAAGTGAAGTTCTTTAAGGTTTGGTATCCTATTCTTTATAGTAATGTTCATGGTTCACATCATTTATCAATCATTATGAACGTAATGTATTTCATTAATGATCAAGgaaaaattaatatatactTCATAGTACTTAGTTCTTTGCTGTAATAATTTCTAATTATTAGAAATTTTATAAAT comes from the Xylocopa sonorina isolate GNS202 chromosome 1, iyXylSono1_principal, whole genome shotgun sequence genome and includes:
- the Vps52 gene encoding vacuolar protein sorting 52; translated protein: MSEEIDIFDDKEAQLPQDLGDDVVQEVLKTGTDLRQYSRQIEKELKEVENKSIQDYIKESENIASLHNQIAACDNILEKMESMLMSFQLDLGSISSEILYLQRKSVAMSQQLSNRQIIRGPLSQFIEDMTVSEALIAGIMDCPVTEKEFLTQLQTLNHKINFVKEQSFKEAKSCLDVKDILEKLKIKALAKIRTYLLEQIYKFRKPMTNYQVPQNNMLKYKFFFEFILANERNVAEEICGEYIGTMSKIYYSYFKSYSSRLMKLQFEEGATKDDLMGVEDTAGRSIFHKTPLKHRGTVFSIGSRGEVLTSQLEAPIIVPHTASKTRYHYEALFRSEQYALVDNACREYLFLTEFFKVRGVPAMDIFNQVMGKTLNLMVKNFQSFVDDCYDTIALFLCLHLVMRYRLTCHKRAVPALDKYWDNMTSVIWPRFEYVFQLNIQSIKHCDPFKLTQETGPHYITRRYAEFSAAMVSVVEGFPCEGATQLLAELREAVQCFLLRMAATFSSRIQQLVFLINNYDLVLGVLMERTRDNSKEAESFREQLNARSSEYVEEILSPHFGGIIQFVKETEVMIEKGQVDDSKRQEGKALALVQSFTNNWKRALEEINHEVLKSFPSLVLGTALVQRAMTQLVQYYHRFHKILPPNARTQLTNFHHIMVEMKKYKANY